One genomic region from Doryrhamphus excisus isolate RoL2022-K1 chromosome 14, RoL_Dexc_1.0, whole genome shotgun sequence encodes:
- the gnrhr1 gene encoding gonadotropin releasing hormone receptor 1 translates to MTSESALMAGNLSLWFSTPAYPPPHNASVPSTSPPWEAPAFTVAARCRVAATLALFVFAAVSNLSVLISVCWGRGYRLAAHLRPLIASLASADLVMTFVVMPLDAIWNMTVQWYAGDVMCKLLCFLKLFAMHSAAFILVVVSLDRYRAILHPLDSLDAGLRNKRMLLVAWTLSLLLASPQLFIFRAVKADGADFTQCATHGSFHQRWQETAYNMFHFVTLYVFPLLVMTFCYTRILTKITGQMHKSKDGERCLRRSGKDKIPKARMKTLKMTVVIVSSFVVCWTPYYILGIWYWFQPSMIKHTPEYVHHVLFVFGNLNTCCDPIIYGFYTTSFRADLADVVAYCCHARASNGSPRSVDRLSTRSGGAAGEMESDLSSNPHSGNPA, encoded by the exons ATGACTTCAG AGTCCGCTCTCATGGCGGGAAACCTTTCGTTGTGGTTTTCCACACCTGCGTACCCGCCACCGCACAACGCGTCCGTCCCGTCCACGTCGCCGCCGTGGGAAGCCCCCGCCTTCACTGTCGCCGCCCGTTGCCGCGTCGCGGCCACGCTGGCGCTCTTCGTCTTCGCCGCCGTCAGCAACCTGTCCGTCCTGATCAGCGTCTGCTGGGGGCGGGGCTACCGCCTGGCGGCGCACCTGCGCCCCCTCATCGCCAGCTTGGCGTCGGCGGATCTGGTGATGACTTTCGTGGTGATGCCGCTGGACGCCATTTGGAACATGACGGTGCAGTGGTACGCCGGGGACGTCATGTGTAAACTCTTGTGCTTCCTCAAGCTGTTCGCCATGCATTCGGCTGCTTTCATACTCGTGGTGGTGAGCCTCGATCGATATCGCGCCATTCTGCATCCTCTGGATTCCCTGGACGCGGGGCTCAGGAACAAACGCATGCTGCTCGTGGCCTGGACGCTCAGTCTGCTGCTGGCATCTCCGCAG CTGTTTATCTTTCGGGCCGTTAAGGCAGACGGAGCCGACTTCACTCAGTGCGCCACCCACGGAAGTTTCCATCAGCGCTGGCAGGAGACGGCATACAACATGTTTCATTTTGTGACTCTGTACGTGTTCCCTCTGCTTGTCATGACCTTCTGCTACACCCGCATCCTCACCAAGATCACTGGCCAGATGCACAAAAGCAAAG ATGGCGAGCGATGCCTGCGACGAAGCGGGAAAGACAAGATTCCCAAAGCCCGCATGAAGACCCTCAAGATGACCGTTGTGATTGTCAGCTCCTTTGTGGTCTGTTGGACCCCCTACTACATCCTGGGGATCTGGTACTGGTTCCAACCGAGCATGATCAAGCACACCCCCGAGTACGTGCACCACGTGCTGTTTGTCTTCGGCAACCTGAACACCTGCTGCGACCCCATCATCTACGGCTTCTACACGACCTCCTTCCGAGCGGACCTGGCCGACGTGGTGGCGTACTGCTGCCACGCCCGCGCCAGCAACGGCTCGCCGCGCTCCGTGGATCGGCTGTCCACTCGAAGCGGAGGAGCTGCCGGCGAGATGGAGTCCGATTTGAGCTCCAACCCGCACAGTGGGAACCCGGCGTGA